A stretch of DNA from Bacillus sp. NP157:
GGGCGACGCGCATCGGGTCCACGGCGAACAGGCCATCGGCGCTGCGCGTGACCGCGCGCACGATCTTGTTCACGTCGACCGTCTCATGCCCGCCATTGCGCTTGGTGACGCGCATCTGGCCGGGGTTGTGCGGCGGGGTCAGGGCGAACGCCGGCGGGGCGTCTTCGCGGTAGCCGGCGGCGGGTGCCGCATCGGACGGGTTGGAGGGGGTGGCGGCCGTGCCGGCCGTCTCGGTGCGCTCGCGCGCGGCGGAATCCATCGTGGTCATTGGCGTGCCCCAGGGCATGGTCCTGATACCCCGTTCCCGCGGACGAGGGTCTCTGTGGGGACGCCGAAACGGGAAAGCCGGGGACGAAGCCGCACGATGGGGCTTCAATCCGCGACGAGCCTCCCCGCGGAAGCTGTCACCACGAACCGGAACCGATGAGGCCCCGGCTGCTGGCAGGTCTTCGGACTCGTGGACGGGGCGTCGCCGCCAGGCCTACCCGTCGCTTCCCAGCCCCCAGGGGGCCAGTGCATTGAACGGGATCGTTTCCACTTACCGCTGCGGGGCAGTTCCGGATTCACACCGGATTCCCTATTAAGTCCGACGCGGGATTGCGCCCCGTCAGACACCAGCGGGACACACGATATAGGCGTGTGTAGGTGGGGTCAACACAATATGTAGGGGGATTTCGGATGGGCCGGAAGGTCAAGGACTTAGCGGGGGAAGAGCGTTTCGGGTACCGGGTTAAGAGTTGCGGGTAAGAGCCGCGTTGGCATGGCCCCTGCTCTCCACTCGGTACTCTCAACTCCAAACCCGGCACGCTCCACCCCAACGTGAAGACGGCCTACACATACCCAAACGCCTCCGAACGCTACCATCTGCGCCCGATCCGCCTAGGCCCGCCAGCTTCGATGCCATCGACGTTCCCGCTGCAGGACCACGCCCTCATCAGCCAGTCGCTCGACGCGGTGCCGTTTGGCGTCGTCGGGCTCGCCCCGAACGGGGAACTCCTCTACGCCAACGCGTGGGCACGCGCGCGCCTGCGCAGCGGGGCCTTCCTGGCGTTCTGGAACCCGGCGGGGCGTGCGGCGCTGGAAGCCGTCCTGCCGACGATCGGGGCTCGCGGCATTCGTGACCTTGAGCTGGTCGCAGCGGATGGTGCGACGTGGCGCGTGGCACTGGAGACATGGCGCGAGTCGGCGATTGGCGAGGGCACGGTGCTGGCGACGCTGCGGCCGCCGCAGGGCGATCCGTCGTTCCTGGGCGCCGATGGTGCCGCGCCGATGGACATCACCCAGGACCAGCTGCGCCAGGCGCAGAAGATGGACGCCATCGGCAAGCTCACCGGCGGCGTCGCGCACGACTTCAACAACCTGCTCCAGGTCATCAGCGGCAACCTGCAACTGCTGGTCAACGACGTGGCCGGCAATCCACGCGCCGAGCGTCGCGTCGCCAACGCCATGGCCGGCGTCGCCCGCGGCTCGAAGCTGGCGGCCCAGTTGCTCGCGTTCGGCCGGCGCCAGCCGCTGGCGCCCAAGGTGGTGAACATCGGCCGCTTCGTCCGCGACATGGACGAGCTGTTGCGCCGGGCGCTGGGCGAAGCGATCGAAGTGGAAACGGTGATCGCCGGCGGCCTGTGGAACACGCTGGTCGACCCGGGCAACGTAGAGAATGCCCTGCTCAACCTCGCCATCAACGCGCGTGACGCGATGGGCGGCGCGGGCAAGCTCACCGTCGAAGCCGGCAATGCGCTGCTCGACGAGGCCTATGCGAAGTCGCATGGCGACCTCAAGGCCGGCCAGTACGTGATGCTCGCGGTGACCGACACGGGCACCGGCATCAGCCCCGACGTGCTCGCCCAGGTGTTCGAGCCGTTCTTCACCACCAAGCCCGAAGGGCAGGGCACCGGCCTCGGCCTGTCCATGGTCTATGGCTTCGTGAAGCAGTCCGGCGGCCACGTGAAGATCTACAGCGAACCCGGCCACGGCACCACGGTGAAGATCTACCTGCCCCGTTCGGTGCAAAGCGAAGACCGCCTGGTCGACCTCGACGAGGGCGGCGTGCGCGGCGGCGACGAAACCGTGCTGGTGGCCGAGGACGACGACCAGGTCCGCGAGATCGTGGTCGGCATGCTGGCCGACCTGGGCTATCGCGTACTGAAGGCGCGCGACGCCGAGAGCGCACTCTCGATCATCGACAGCGGCATCGCGGTGGACCTGCTGTTCACCGACGTGGTGATGCCGGGCCCGCTGCGCAGCCCGGAGCTCGCGCGCAAGGCGGTTGAACGCCAGCCGAACATCGCCGTGCTGTTCACCTCGGGCTACACCGAGAACGCCATCGTGCATGGCGGCCGCCTGGATGAAGGCGTGGAGCTGCTGAGCAAGCCGTATACGCGTGAAGCACTGGCGCGCAAGGTGCGCCAGGTGCTTGCCGCGCGGCTGCCGGCGACGCCGGTCGATCCGGCCCATTCGGCGGCGCCGTCGATGCCGGCGCCACCCTCGCCACGGGCACCCGCCGCTTACCGCGTGCTGGTGGTCGAAGACGACGCACTGATCCGCATGAGCATCGCCGAGATGCTGGAGAGCCGCGGCCACACCGTGTTCGAGGCAGGCGACGGCAACGAAGCCATGCGCGTGCACGATGCCGAACGGATCGACGTGCTGCTCACCGACGTCGGCCTGCCCGGCATGAGTGGCGTCGAAGTGGCCGAGCTCATGCGCGAATCGCGCCCGGACCTGCCCGTGCTGTTCGCCACCGGCGACCACACGGCCAACGGCGTTCGCCGCGATGCACGCACCGCGGTGATCGTGAAGCCCTACGGCGTGGCCGACCTGACCGAGGCGATCGCGCGGATCACGAGCTGACCCGCGATCTCACATGCCGGCCCACTTCTTGCCTTGCTTGAGCACGGCATCGCAGGCCTTGTGCACGAGCTTGCCCTTCATGTCGCCGCTGTTGCTGCTGTCGCCACCGGTCAGGTTCACGGTCTTGCCATCGCCGGTCTTGAGCAGGCCCTTGGCGCCGTCGAGGTAACCCTTGTCTTTCGTGGGGTCGGCGCTGGTCGTCGCGGTGCTGGCGTTCTTCTTCGACTTGCCGCCCAGCCCGCTGAGCAGGTTGCTGCCCGAGGAGCTACCCGCGTCGGTGTTGGCGGCATTCGGGTCGCCGGCCAGGCCGCCGAGCAGCTTGTCCTTGACTCCGGAAGCGCCGCTGTCGCCGCCGAGGTAATTGTTGTTCACGCAGTACTGGATGATGCCGGCGGCGTTGCTCGCGCTGCCTGAGCTGAGCGATCCGCCGCCGCCCATCAGCCCGGAGAGCTTGTCCAGCTGCATGGCGGGCGCGGCGGTACTGGCGACGACGAGGCCGAGGGCAAGGCCGGCAAACGGGATCTTCATGGCATGGCTCCGTGGGTTTGCGTGTGCCTTGTGTAGCCCCGTGGACGTTAGATGGATGTGTGCGGGTATGCTCGACGATTCGTGCCATGCCACCGGATCCCCGCCTTGCCACGCATCCTGCTGCTCGCCTTGCTGACCTTCCCCGCGCTCAGTGCCGCCGCCTCGCTTGAACGGCTGCGCGTCGAGCGCACCGCCGCCCCGCTCTACGTCGACGTGGCAAAACCGCGCTTCGGCTGGGTCGTGCATGCCGAAAAGGACGGCACGCAGCAGCTTGGCTACCGGCTGCGGGTCACCCACGCCGGCGCGCCTGTCTGGGACAGCGGCGAGGTCGCTTCCGCGCAGTCGTTCGACGTGACTTACGCCGGCCCCGCACTGGTGCCCGGCGAACGCTACGACTGGCAGGTGGACGTACGGACGTCCGAAGGCATGGCGCATGCCAGCGATAGTTTCGGGACCGCGCTGGACGAGGCGGGTTGGGCGGGTGCGCGCTGGATCGGCAAGGCCGACGCCGCCAGCGTGCCCGCCCCCCTCCTGCGCCGGACGATCCATGTGGACGGCCGCGTCGCGCGGGCCACGCTCTACGTCGCCGCGGGCGGCTATGCCGATCTCTCGGTGGACGACAAGCCGGTAAGCGATGCCGTGCTCTCGCCCGGCTTCACCGACTACGCGAAGCGGCTGGAAGTCGTCGCCACCGACCTCGCGCTGTCGCCGGGCGAGCATGTGCTCGGCGCGGAACTGGGTCGTGGCTTCTACGGGATGACCAACCCGAACGTATGGCATTGGGAGCGGGCGCCTTGGCACGGCCAGCCGCGCCTGCGCGCCGTGCTGGTGATCCGCTACGCCGATGGGCGGATGGAGCGCATCCCCACCGATGCAAGCTGGCAGCTGGCGGACGGCCCGACGCGGCTCGACGACCTGTACGGCGGCGAGACCTACGACGCGCGCGCGGCGAGCCCGTCGGCATGGACGCCCGCGACGGAACTGCCTGCGCCCACCGGCCGCCTCGTCGCGCAGACCGAACAGCCGATCCGCGTCACCGGCACGCTCGACGCCGTCGAGGTCACCGAGCCGGTGCCTGGCACCTTCGTGTTCGCGTTTCCGCGGGTGATCGCGGGCTGGGCCAGCTTCGACGTGGACGGCCCGGCGGGCACGACGATCACCGCCCGCTACGGTGAAAAGCTGTTGCCGGACGGCACGGTCGATGCGCGCGACGAACACCATTACTTCAAGGCGGGCTTCCAGACCGACCGGCTTACCCTGGCGGGCGGCCGCACCCAATGGCATCCGCGCTTCTCCTACAAGGGCTTCCGCTACGTGCAGGTGGACGGCTGGCCGGGGCGTCCCCCGCGCGACGCGGTGAAGGCCCGGCTTGTGCACACCGACGTGGACGTCACCGGGCGCTTCGACAGCGCGAACGACCTGCTCGACTGGATCCACCGTGCCGCCGTGGACACCATGCTCAACAACCTGCATGGCATTCCCACCGACACGCCGATGTACGAGAAGAACGGCTGGACCGGCGACGGCATGCTCGGTGCGGACATGTTCCTGCGCAACTTCGATGCCGATCCCCTGCTGGCCAAGTGGGTGCGCGACATCGCCGATACGCGCACGGCCAGCGGGGCACCGCTGCTGATCGCACCGAACCCGGGCTGGGGCACCGGTCGCGCGCCGACCTGGCACGCGGCGTACGTGCTGGTACCGTGGTCGCTGTGGTGGCAGGCGGGCGATCGCGCGCCCATCGACGAACACCTCGGGGGCATCTCGCGCTATGTCGCGATGGAGCACGCGCGCTCGCCGGGTGGCATCGCCGACACCGACCTCGGCGACTGGGTCAGCCCGACCACCGATCCCGCAGGCGAAAACGCGCCCGAGGATCGCAGGGTCGCCGCCACCGCCTACCTCTACCGGATGGAACGCGTGGTGGCCGACATGCAGCGCCTGGCCGGCACGCCGGCCGAGGCCACGCGCTTCGACGGCCTGGCCGACAGCGTGCGCGAGGCCTTCAACACGCGCTTCCTCGACCGCGCGGCGGCCCGCTATCGCGGCGAGGGCGACACCGGTTATCGCCAGGCGCATAACCTGCTTGCGCTGGGTTTTGGCCTCGTACCGGACGACCTGCGCGCCCGCGTGGCCGCTGGCGTGGCTGCGGATGCGCGCGAACGCGGCGACCATCTCGACACCGGCGCGCTGGCGACGAAGCTGATCCTCCCCGTGCTGACGGCCACCGGGCATGCCGACGAGGCGTGGGCGATCGCCACCCAGGTCACGTTCCCCAGCTGGGGTTTCTGGCGCGCGAACGGCGCCACCAGCCTGTGGGAACACTGGAAACTGGCATCGCGCTCGCGCGGCCACTATTTCCTCGGCACCGTGGATGACTGGCTATTCGAGGACGTGGCCGGCTTGCGGCCGCTGGCACCCGGCTGGCGTCGCATCGGCGTGCGGCCTGCGCTCACGGCGTGGCTGGACCATGCCTCGGCCAGCGTGATGACGCCCTATGGCGAAGCCTCGGTCGCCTGGAAAAAAGGCCCCGATGGCATCGACGTGGACGTCCAGGTGCCGGTGGGCAGCGAGGCGGAAGTCGGCTTGCCGGGCCGTCCGCCGGTGATCGTGCGCAGCGGTCGTCACCGTCTCACCCTGCACTGAGGCTGGGTAACGCGATCGCCGTCACATTGTTCCCATCAAGCCCGTCATCCCTTTGCCGATAAAGCGCCCACGGGGATGTTTTTCTTGGGTGACGGGCAGATGTCGGCAATTGCAAACTGGTTTGGACGTACCACGCTGAACACGCGCGTGTGGATGGTGATGTCGATCGTCGTGCTGGGCCTGGCCGGGCAGACGGTGATGTCGGGAATCGAGAGCCGGGGTGCGCAGATGCGTGGCCTGGAATCGTCGCTCGGCCAGCACGTGGCGGCGGCCAGCGCGATCGCCGACGCGTATCACGCACGCGCGGCGAAGGGTGAGATCAGCGATGTCCAGGCCCGCGTGGATGCGCTGCGCGACATCGAAGCGATGCGCTGGGATAGCGGCACCGGTTACGTGTTCGCGTTCGACTCGGCGCTGGACATGCGCATGCATCCGCTGCGCCATGATGAAGTGGGCAAGAACATCCGCGAGGACGTGGACGGCAACGGCTTCCATCACTACGTGGCCATGCTCGATGCCGACAAGGCCAGCGGCCACGGCCTGACCCGCTACACCCAGATCATCCCGAAGACGAAGGAGCTGAAGGACAAGATCAGCTACTCCGCCTGGTACAAGCCGTGGGACCTGCACTTCATTTCAGGTGCATACTTCGACGACATCGATGCGGCGTTCCGGCTGCAGATGGAAAAGGATCTCGCCAAGTCCGGCCTGGTCGCCGCGCTGGCGCTGTTCGTGGTCTGGTTCTCGATGAGCAGCATCCGCGCCAGTGTCGGCGGCGAGCCGCGCGATGCCGTGCGCATCGCCAGCCGCATCGCTGGCGGCGACCTGCGCACCGAAGGCGAGGCAGGTTTTGCCCCGGCCAGCCTGCTCGGCGCGCTCGAGCGCATGCGCGGGACGCTGTCGTCGATCGTCGCGGAAGTGCAGCAGGGCGCGCACGTGGTGTCGACCACGGCGGGCGAAATCGCCCGCGGCAACGACGACCTGTCGCAGCGCACGCAGGAGCAGGCTTCGAGCCTCGAAGAGACCGCCGCGTCGATGGAAGAGATGACGGCGACGGTGAAGCAGAACGCCGAGAACGCCAACGCGGCCGATCGCCTTTCGCGTCATGCGCGCAGCGAGGCGGAGCAGGGCGGTGACGTCGTGGCGCAGGCGATGGGGGCGATGCGCGAGATCGGCGATTCCAGCCGGCGGATCGCCGACATCGTCGGCATGATGGATGAGATCGCTTTCCAGACGAACCTGCTGGCGCTGAACGCCGCGGTCGAAGCGGCGCGTGCCGGCGAACAGGGCCGCGGCTTCGCCGTGGTGGCCGGTGAAGTGCGCCGGCTCGCCCAGTCCAGCGCGGCGGCATCGAAGCAGATCAAGGCGTTGATCGCCGAGAGTGGCGAGCGCGTCGATGCGGGCACGCAGCTGGTCGAGCGTTCGGCTTCGGCGTTGCGCGACATCGTCGGCAGCGTGAAGAAGGTGACCGACATCGTGGCCGAGATCGCCGCGGCCAGCGCCGAGCAGTCCGCCGGCGTCGATCAGGTCAACATCGCCATCGCGCAGATCGACCAGGTCACCCAGGAAAACGCGGCACTGGTGGAAGAAGCCGCGGCCGCGGCGAAGTCCATGCAGGACCAGGCCCGGGCCTTGCGCGAGCAGGTCGCGTTCTTCCACGTCGAGGGTGGCGTGGCCGAAGAGCGTCCCGCACCGCTCGCCCCGGCGGCCCACGACATGCGCTTCGGCGAGAAGGCAGCGGCCGCGGGCTGGGTCGAATTCGCCTGATCGACCGCGCCCATTGGTTATGCTGGGGCCGACCTTATCGCCGGATCGCGCATGCAAGCCCCAGCCCCCAGTTACGTCCACGGCGCCAGCGCCACGCCCCTGCTTGGTGAAACGGTCGGCGGCCTGCTCGACCGGATCGTGGCGCGCTGGCCCGAACGGCCGGCGTTGGTGGTCCGCCAGCAGGGCGTGCGCTGGACCTACCGCGAATTCCACGCCGAGGTGGAGCGCGTGGCGGCCGGGCTGCTGGCGCTCGGCCTGGAACCGGGCGACCGGGTCGGCATCTGGGCACCGAACCGGGCCGAATGGGTCGTCGCGCAATTCGCCGCGCCCAAGGCCGGGCTCATCCTGGTCAACATCAACCCGGCTTACCGCTCGCACGAGCTTGCCTTCTCTCTGAACAAGGTCGCCTGCCGCGCGCTGATCCTCCCGCGCGTGTTCAAGAGCTCCCGGTACCTCGAGATCCTGTCCGGCCTGGCGCCGGAGCTTGCCCATGCCCAGCCTGGAGGCCTGCGTGCCGCCGCGCTGCCCGACCTGCGCCATGTCGTTTTGCTCGACGACGCGCCGGCCGCGGGCACCTGGCGCTGGCAGGACATCGCCGCCGACGACGCGGCACGCGCGCGTCTGGCGAAGGTCGAAGCGGGCTTGTCGTTCGACGATCCGGTCAACATCCAGTTCACCTCGGGAACGACCGGCGCACCGAAGGGCGCCACGCTGACCCACCACAACATCGTCAACAACGGCTTCTTCATCGGCGAAGCCATGCGTCTCACCGAGGAAGACCGGCTGTGCATCCCGGTACCCTTCTACCACTGCTTCGGGATGGTCCTGGGCAACCTGGCCTGCGTGACCCATGGCGCATGCATGGTCATTCCCGGCGAGGGTTTCGATGCGCTGGCCACGCTGGAGACCGTTGCGGAAGAGCGCTGCACGGGCCTGCACGGCGTGCCGACGATGTTCATCGCCGAGCTCGAACATCCGCGCTTCCACGAGTTCGACCTGTCTTCGCTACGCACCGGCATCATGGCCGGCTCACCGTGCCCGATCGAGGTGATGCGCCGTGTCGTCCGCGACATGCACATGGCCGAAGTCACCATCGCCTATGGCATGACCGAAACCAGCCCGGTGAGCTTCCAGACCGTGCCGGAGGATCCGCTGGAGCGTCGCGTGTCCACGGTCGGTCGCGTCCATCCGCACGTAGAGGTGAAGATCGTCGACGACAGCGGCCGCGTGGTTCCGCGCGGCGGCACGGGCGAACTGCTGACCCGCGGCTATTCGGTGATGCGCGGTTACTGGGGCGACGAAGCGAACACGCGCAGCGCGCTCGACGACGCGCGCTGGATGCATACGGGCGACCTTGCCGTCATCGACGACGACGGCTACTGCACCATCGTCGGCCGGCTGAAGGACATGATCATCCGCGGCGGCGAAAACATCTATCCGCGCGAGATCGAAGAATTCCTTTACGGACACCCCGACATCCAGGACGTGCAGGTGTTCGGCGTGGCCGATGCCCGCTTCGGCGAGCAGGTCTGTGCGTGGGTGCGCCTGCGCGACGGCGCCAGCGTGGGCGAGGCCGGCATCCAGGATTACTGTCGCCGCCACCTCGCGTACTTCAAGGTGCCGCACTACGTGCGCTTCGTCGACACCTTCCCGATGACCGTGACCGGCAAGGTGCAGAAGTACCTTATGCGCCAGGCCATGGAGGCCGAACTGGCCGGAAACCCGCCGGCCTGAGCGCAGCCAACCTGCACCGGGGCTTCACGCTGGCGATCACAGTCTATGCGCTGGGGTGGGTCGCTGGCTGCGAGGTTCCCGGTGAGAAGGATACGTAGGTTCCATCCGGCGACGTTGTTCTCCGCGTTCGTCGTGGCGCTGGCCGGCGTGGCCATGCTGCTCGGGGGCATCCGCCTGTTCAACGATGGCGGCTCGCTGTATTTCCTCGTCGCCGGTGGCTGGTTGCTCCTGGTCGCCGTGCTGCTGTTGTTCCGGGCGCGTTTCGCGATCGCGCTGTACACGCTGTTCCTGCTCGGGACGGCTGGCTGGGCCGTCTGGGAAGTGGGCCTCGACTGGTGGCAACTGCTGCCGCGCCTCGATACCTGGTTCGCGCTTGGCCTGTGGCTATTGCTGCCATGGCCGCGCCGTGGACTTAGCCGCGACCCGTACATGGATACCGCGCGCGGTACCGGCGGCGGCTTCCTCTTCCTTGGCCTGTTGATCGTCGCGGTCGTCGGCCTCGTCGCCGTGGTCCGCCCCGTGCAAGATCTTGCGGGCGAATTGCCGATGGCCGATGTGTCGGGCCCGCAGGGTGACCGCGCCGCGCGCGCCGATGGCGACTGGACGGACTACGGCAGCTCGCCGTATGGCCAGCGCTATTCACCGCTCACGCAGATCACCCCGGACAACGCCGGGCAGCTCCAGGTGGCGTGGAAGATCCAGACGGGCGACCTGCCCGGCCCGGATGACCCGACCGAAACCACCGCCGAGAACACGCCGCTGAAGGTTGGCGACACCGTTTACCTGTGCACCCCACACAGCCGGGTCATCGCGGTCGACGCGGCCACCGGCGCGAAGCGCTGGGAGTACGACCCGAAGATCCAGAGTCCGGTCGGTTTCAAGCACTGGGAACACATGACCTGCCGCGGCGTGTCGTACCACGACGATGCCCGTTACGCCTCGGCGGTGATTCCCGCGCCGGCCACGACCGCTGCCGGCGCACCCGCGCCCGCGTCCACCGCGCCGCTGCCGGCCAACGTGCTGGCGCCCGGCACCTGCCCACGCCGCCTGTTCCTGCCGACCGCCGACGCGCGGCTCATCGCAATCAACGCCGACAATGGCCAGGTCTGCGACGACTTCGGCGACAAGGGCACGGTGAACCTGCGTGCGAACATCGGCTCGTTCAAGCCGGGTGGGTATTACTCGACGTCGCCGCCCGCGGTGACCAGGGACCTGGTGATCATCGGCGGCCACGTCACCGACAACGCATCCACCGACGAGCCGAGCGGGGTGATCCGCGCATACGACGTGCACGATGGCCACCTGGTCTGGAACTGGGATGCGGGACGCCCCGACGACACCGCGCCGATCGCGGCCGACGGCACCTATACACGTAACTCGCCAAACATGTGGTCGGTCTTCAGCGTCGACGAAAACCTCGGCATGCTTTACCTGCCGCTCGGTAACCAGACGCCCGACCAGTTCGCCGGCACCCGCACGCCCACGTCGGAGAAGTTCGGCGCCGGCATCGTGGCGCTCGACATCGCCACCGGCAAGGTGAAGTGGAACTACCAGTTCACCCACCACGACATCTGGGACATGGACGTGGGCGGGCAGCCGAGCCTCGTCGACCTCACCACGGACAGCGGCGTGAAGCCTGCGCTGATCGCATCGACCAAGCAGGGCAGCCTCTACGTACTCGATCGTCGCGACGGCACGCCGATCGTGCCTATCCGCGAGGTGCCCCGCCCGCAGGGTGCCGTCGCCGGTGACCATACGGCGCCCACGCAGCCGATGTCCGACATGAACATGGCGCCGCCCGACATGCGCGAGGCCGACATGTGGGGCACCACGCCGTTCGACATGTTGTGGTGCCGCGTGCGTTTCCGTTCGCAGCGTTACGAGGGGATGTACACGCCGCCGTCGCTGCAGGGTTCGCTGGTGTTCCCGGGTAACTTCGGCGTGTTCGACTGGGGCGGAATCTCGGTAGACCCGACGCGGCAGTTGTTGCTGGCGAACCCCAGCTACATG
This window harbors:
- a CDS encoding glycoside hydrolase family 78 protein, which produces MPRILLLALLTFPALSAAASLERLRVERTAAPLYVDVAKPRFGWVVHAEKDGTQQLGYRLRVTHAGAPVWDSGEVASAQSFDVTYAGPALVPGERYDWQVDVRTSEGMAHASDSFGTALDEAGWAGARWIGKADAASVPAPLLRRTIHVDGRVARATLYVAAGGYADLSVDDKPVSDAVLSPGFTDYAKRLEVVATDLALSPGEHVLGAELGRGFYGMTNPNVWHWERAPWHGQPRLRAVLVIRYADGRMERIPTDASWQLADGPTRLDDLYGGETYDARAASPSAWTPATELPAPTGRLVAQTEQPIRVTGTLDAVEVTEPVPGTFVFAFPRVIAGWASFDVDGPAGTTITARYGEKLLPDGTVDARDEHHYFKAGFQTDRLTLAGGRTQWHPRFSYKGFRYVQVDGWPGRPPRDAVKARLVHTDVDVTGRFDSANDLLDWIHRAAVDTMLNNLHGIPTDTPMYEKNGWTGDGMLGADMFLRNFDADPLLAKWVRDIADTRTASGAPLLIAPNPGWGTGRAPTWHAAYVLVPWSLWWQAGDRAPIDEHLGGISRYVAMEHARSPGGIADTDLGDWVSPTTDPAGENAPEDRRVAATAYLYRMERVVADMQRLAGTPAEATRFDGLADSVREAFNTRFLDRAAARYRGEGDTGYRQAHNLLALGFGLVPDDLRARVAAGVAADARERGDHLDTGALATKLILPVLTATGHADEAWAIATQVTFPSWGFWRANGATSLWEHWKLASRSRGHYFLGTVDDWLFEDVAGLRPLAPGWRRIGVRPALTAWLDHASASVMTPYGEASVAWKKGPDGIDVDVQVPVGSEAEVGLPGRPPVIVRSGRHRLTLH
- a CDS encoding cache domain-containing protein; its protein translation is MSAIANWFGRTTLNTRVWMVMSIVVLGLAGQTVMSGIESRGAQMRGLESSLGQHVAAASAIADAYHARAAKGEISDVQARVDALRDIEAMRWDSGTGYVFAFDSALDMRMHPLRHDEVGKNIREDVDGNGFHHYVAMLDADKASGHGLTRYTQIIPKTKELKDKISYSAWYKPWDLHFISGAYFDDIDAAFRLQMEKDLAKSGLVAALALFVVWFSMSSIRASVGGEPRDAVRIASRIAGGDLRTEGEAGFAPASLLGALERMRGTLSSIVAEVQQGAHVVSTTAGEIARGNDDLSQRTQEQASSLEETAASMEEMTATVKQNAENANAADRLSRHARSEAEQGGDVVAQAMGAMREIGDSSRRIADIVGMMDEIAFQTNLLALNAAVEAARAGEQGRGFAVVAGEVRRLAQSSAAASKQIKALIAESGERVDAGTQLVERSASALRDIVGSVKKVTDIVAEIAAASAEQSAGVDQVNIAIAQIDQVTQENAALVEEAAAAAKSMQDQARALREQVAFFHVEGGVAEERPAPLAPAAHDMRFGEKAAAAGWVEFA
- a CDS encoding AMP-binding protein, which codes for MQAPAPSYVHGASATPLLGETVGGLLDRIVARWPERPALVVRQQGVRWTYREFHAEVERVAAGLLALGLEPGDRVGIWAPNRAEWVVAQFAAPKAGLILVNINPAYRSHELAFSLNKVACRALILPRVFKSSRYLEILSGLAPELAHAQPGGLRAAALPDLRHVVLLDDAPAAGTWRWQDIAADDAARARLAKVEAGLSFDDPVNIQFTSGTTGAPKGATLTHHNIVNNGFFIGEAMRLTEEDRLCIPVPFYHCFGMVLGNLACVTHGACMVIPGEGFDALATLETVAEERCTGLHGVPTMFIAELEHPRFHEFDLSSLRTGIMAGSPCPIEVMRRVVRDMHMAEVTIAYGMTETSPVSFQTVPEDPLERRVSTVGRVHPHVEVKIVDDSGRVVPRGGTGELLTRGYSVMRGYWGDEANTRSALDDARWMHTGDLAVIDDDGYCTIVGRLKDMIIRGGENIYPREIEEFLYGHPDIQDVQVFGVADARFGEQVCAWVRLRDGASVGEAGIQDYCRRHLAYFKVPHYVRFVDTFPMTVTGKVQKYLMRQAMEAELAGNPPA
- a CDS encoding DUF2501 domain-containing protein; its protein translation is MKIPFAGLALGLVVASTAAPAMQLDKLSGLMGGGGSLSSGSASNAAGIIQYCVNNNYLGGDSGASGVKDKLLGGLAGDPNAANTDAGSSSGSNLLSGLGGKSKKNASTATTSADPTKDKGYLDGAKGLLKTGDGKTVNLTGGDSSNSGDMKGKLVHKACDAVLKQGKKWAGM
- a CDS encoding response regulator is translated as MPSTFPLQDHALISQSLDAVPFGVVGLAPNGELLYANAWARARLRSGAFLAFWNPAGRAALEAVLPTIGARGIRDLELVAADGATWRVALETWRESAIGEGTVLATLRPPQGDPSFLGADGAAPMDITQDQLRQAQKMDAIGKLTGGVAHDFNNLLQVISGNLQLLVNDVAGNPRAERRVANAMAGVARGSKLAAQLLAFGRRQPLAPKVVNIGRFVRDMDELLRRALGEAIEVETVIAGGLWNTLVDPGNVENALLNLAINARDAMGGAGKLTVEAGNALLDEAYAKSHGDLKAGQYVMLAVTDTGTGISPDVLAQVFEPFFTTKPEGQGTGLGLSMVYGFVKQSGGHVKIYSEPGHGTTVKIYLPRSVQSEDRLVDLDEGGVRGGDETVLVAEDDDQVREIVVGMLADLGYRVLKARDAESALSIIDSGIAVDLLFTDVVMPGPLRSPELARKAVERQPNIAVLFTSGYTENAIVHGGRLDEGVELLSKPYTREALARKVRQVLAARLPATPVDPAHSAAPSMPAPPSPRAPAAYRVLVVEDDALIRMSIAEMLESRGHTVFEAGDGNEAMRVHDAERIDVLLTDVGLPGMSGVEVAELMRESRPDLPVLFATGDHTANGVRRDARTAVIVKPYGVADLTEAIARITS
- a CDS encoding membrane-bound PQQ-dependent dehydrogenase, glucose/quinate/shikimate family, with protein sequence MRRIRRFHPATLFSAFVVALAGVAMLLGGIRLFNDGGSLYFLVAGGWLLLVAVLLLFRARFAIALYTLFLLGTAGWAVWEVGLDWWQLLPRLDTWFALGLWLLLPWPRRGLSRDPYMDTARGTGGGFLFLGLLIVAVVGLVAVVRPVQDLAGELPMADVSGPQGDRAARADGDWTDYGSSPYGQRYSPLTQITPDNAGQLQVAWKIQTGDLPGPDDPTETTAENTPLKVGDTVYLCTPHSRVIAVDAATGAKRWEYDPKIQSPVGFKHWEHMTCRGVSYHDDARYASAVIPAPATTAAGAPAPASTAPLPANVLAPGTCPRRLFLPTADARLIAINADNGQVCDDFGDKGTVNLRANIGSFKPGGYYSTSPPAVTRDLVIIGGHVTDNASTDEPSGVIRAYDVHDGHLVWNWDAGRPDDTAPIAADGTYTRNSPNMWSVFSVDENLGMLYLPLGNQTPDQFAGTRTPTSEKFGAGIVALDIATGKVKWNYQFTHHDIWDMDVGGQPSLVDLTTDSGVKPALIASTKQGSLYVLDRRDGTPIVPIREVPRPQGAVAGDHTAPTQPMSDMNMAPPDMREADMWGTTPFDMLWCRVRFRSQRYEGMYTPPSLQGSLVFPGNFGVFDWGGISVDPTRQLLLANPSYMAFQSRLIPKEKLATMEVHESKSETEGIKNVEGIPYAIELSPFLSPLGIPCQAPPWGYVAGIDLRSGKVLWKHRNGTIVDSAPLPIPMPLGVPSLGGMMTTAGGVTFLSGTLDNYLRAYDVRTGRKLWEARLPAGGQATPMSYADASGRQYVLVVAGGHGSLGTKQGDWVIAYALPKPM